The Oceanispirochaeta sp. genome contains a region encoding:
- a CDS encoding N-6 DNA methylase, with translation MFNLRNLSQTINRKVNDLSIYGQESNQTTWRLAKMNLVIRGIDSSQDNVEINRSL, from the coding sequence TTGTTCAATCTGAGAAATTTGTCGCAGACCATAAATAGAAAGGTCAACGATCTTTCTATTTATGGTCAGGAGAGTAATCAGACAACCTGGCGTCTGGCTAAGATGAATCTCGTCATCCGAGGAATCGATAGCTCACAGGATAATGTGGAAATCAACAGATCTTTATGA
- a CDS encoding RecQ family ATP-dependent DNA helicase — protein sequence MDTLVDTAKQRFGIDYLFPYQRLVITNILRRSGYFGEEEQSEAPIHQVVLLPTGAGKSLCFMLPACLLEGLTIVVFPLLGLMADQLRRVKEAGLTGAVLKGGMSSQEKAELCGGLESGETTMLLSNPEMLILPEVREKLKHVKIVHLVLDEAHTIPEWGETFRPACLELGKILPELAPEQITAFTATASPQILEKIKSILFTGLNFNLVMANPDRVNIHYEVLPVLSRMKTLTELIPRIRRPAIIFCSSRRQTEQCALYLRQRLDDQEIRFYHAGLTKELRQELEEWFFHSDNGILAATCAYGLGMDKSNIRTVIHYSLPSSVEAYLQESGRAGRDRQPCRAILLYHPEDKHKEDKNPRVDLRDRYEKLLAFAEDSQTCRRESLLSILEAEPEDCDSCDVCRGEVILKDPVEDLIIEIIGIFRKHFTPKMLANFLLGRYSREIRQGRYDRSSGFGSLSSWNPDDVKDTIHGLISADKVRQLIRGILKGKLTDR from the coding sequence ATGGACACCTTAGTAGACACGGCCAAACAACGTTTCGGCATAGACTACCTATTCCCCTACCAGAGGCTGGTCATCACCAACATCCTCCGCCGCTCGGGATACTTCGGCGAGGAAGAGCAGTCCGAGGCCCCAATCCATCAGGTTGTGCTCTTGCCCACAGGAGCAGGCAAGAGCCTCTGCTTTATGCTGCCCGCCTGTCTGCTGGAAGGTCTTACGATAGTCGTTTTTCCCCTTCTGGGACTGATGGCGGATCAGCTGAGGCGTGTGAAAGAGGCTGGTCTCACGGGGGCAGTCCTCAAAGGCGGCATGAGTTCCCAGGAAAAAGCCGAACTATGTGGAGGGCTGGAATCAGGAGAAACAACAATGCTCCTGAGCAATCCGGAAATGCTGATCCTCCCGGAGGTCAGAGAAAAACTGAAACATGTAAAAATAGTCCATCTGGTCCTGGATGAGGCCCATACCATCCCCGAGTGGGGAGAGACATTCCGGCCGGCCTGCCTGGAACTGGGAAAGATCCTTCCCGAACTGGCACCCGAGCAGATCACCGCCTTTACAGCCACCGCCTCTCCCCAGATTCTGGAGAAAATCAAATCCATCCTGTTTACAGGGCTGAACTTCAATCTGGTGATGGCCAACCCGGACAGAGTGAATATCCATTATGAGGTATTGCCGGTTTTATCCAGAATGAAAACTTTGACCGAATTGATTCCCAGGATTAGACGACCGGCCATCATCTTCTGCTCCAGCCGAAGGCAGACTGAGCAATGCGCCCTCTACCTCCGTCAGAGACTGGATGATCAGGAGATCCGTTTTTACCATGCAGGACTTACAAAAGAACTGCGTCAGGAATTGGAAGAATGGTTTTTTCATTCTGATAATGGAATTCTGGCGGCCACCTGCGCCTACGGTCTGGGCATGGATAAATCGAACATCAGAACGGTCATCCATTACAGCCTCCCCTCCTCCGTGGAAGCCTATCTGCAGGAGTCTGGACGGGCCGGGCGGGACAGGCAGCCCTGCCGGGCTATTCTGCTGTATCATCCTGAAGATAAACATAAAGAGGATAAGAATCCCCGGGTCGACCTCCGGGATCGCTATGAAAAACTTCTAGCCTTTGCCGAGGATTCACAGACCTGCCGGAGGGAAAGCCTTTTATCCATACTGGAAGCTGAACCGGAAGATTGTGACAGCTGTGATGTGTGCCGGGGAGAGGTCATTCTGAAAGATCCGGTGGAGGATTTAATCATAGAAATCATTGGAATCTTCCGAAAGCATTTTACTCCTAAGATGCTGGCGAATTTCCTTTTAGGACGCTACAGTCGGGAAATCCGGCAGGGGCGGTATGATAGATCGTCAGGATTCGGCAGTCTGTCCTCCTGGAATCCGGATGATGTGAAGGATACGATTCATGGTCTTATTTCTGCAGATAAAGTCAGACAGCTTATCAGAGGAATCTTGAAAGGGAAATTAACGGACAGATAA